The DNA sequence TTATAAGTCAAATATTGTATAAAGTGAGTGTAAGAGGCATATGCTGGtacatttcagtttttatttctgccaTTTAATAAAGTGAGTAGTTTTTTCACaacctttgtctctctcttctgtgggtattcatccattctccactctccactttctcccttctccccgtCACTCCTCCATTCCATTCACTCAGCATAGCGGCTTCTTGATCAGCCCAAAAGTACTACCACCTCCACTTTCTTAGGCAGAAGTTACTAGGGTGTGGTGGGAATGTGGCTAAGGGTGAGGATATGACTCTTTTACTTAAAATAGCACAAAGTTGACCATGCCAAGTTAAGAGAAGTCTCATAGCTAGTTCAGAGAGATGTAAGATAGATGTGGTCAATTGCAGAGGAGACAAAAGTTCATCATAGGAAGAGCTGAGAAGATCTACAGCCTGATGTGGAAATCTAAgatgaaaaaggtaaaattatcaCAATTCATAAACATCAGTCTGCCATTGCCCCAGTAATATAAGTagatacaacaaaacaaaacataattagACCACAAGTGAATTCTCTAAGTCAGCTAAATAAGAGAAAggttgaaaaatgttaaaatacattattttaccTTATAATTCAGTCTCGGTGCATCGTAGAAATCAGCAGAGTGTGAAAACTGTTTACCTATGGTAATATTCGCATAGCTAAGGAAGGAAAACAAGTAATGGTGACTTCAGGTTCTGGAACGTCAAatttgatcttatttttttaagttcaaaacaaattatatgaaagtattaaaaatatcttacCCATATCCAGTTCCTTTCTTGCCTGGGCTTGTGTATAAATTCTTTCCAGGTACCACATATTTTTCCCGGGGTTTTGACTGTGCACTGAAGAATGGGACTGGACCTCCTATTGTCCCATAGTAGCTTCCTAATCCACATCTTAAATACAGTAGTAAAAGGAGCAGGTTAAAATGGCAAACTTCacgttatatatattttaccacaatttataaaaaatgattgaaaaaggAGCAAAACATATGCAATGGAATTGATTTGCTTAACtttgatgagaaaagaaaaaacaatttttgtaaGTTTTTCATCTAACTTCCCCCAGTTTTCAAAGTCACAAACTCTGAGAtagtaagtttttaattttttatgcttattttaaatcTTCCACATAACAAAACTTCATCATCTCTGTAAAGTTAGAATAGTTTCCAGGAATTCAGTTAACTATAACAATAAGTAGACCCTTTTGTGGTTTTAGATGAATTTCTTGACACTTTATGGCAAGTTAGCTAATAAATGGCTGATTTCTTCTGACTATGCACTCACTAGAAACTATACTTTCAAAACATGTATGTAAAAGTATTGTTTCCACTGCTGATGGCAAAGTGTATCTCATGGAATTTTGGTGccgattttcttcttttgtgtttaaacTTATTTCTTCACTATcgaaaaatattaatcaaatattttttcttcaattttaaatttttaaattttccgaacccacaatatatatttaatcattaaaCTATTTATCATCTAGCACTTGTAACAAatgcttcctttaaaattttcacGATAAAAAGGACGACTAATGTTAGTAAGTCATAGTCTCTAATTTCCAAGTTATCATTGAAGTAAATAAGATTTAGTAATCAGAAAATGGTCTACAAGACAAATGAAACCTTATTATTATCAAAATGACACTGTTTatacatttgaattaaaaatttcaaaaactagAAACACATCAACATTGATTACTTATTATCTCTGGCCTACAAATAAAGGTTCCATTAAGAGAAgacattcattttcattaatcgCTATTTATAAACATATGTCATAAATTCTAAAATACAGTAAGGAAATAAGACAAGGACACAGCACAGAAAAGGACAATTATGCACAGGCATAATCTAACTAGAACGTGATTTTATGCAAGCATTAAGAATCagtacatttagaatttattaaaCGCCTACGGTTCCATAATTTGCTGTCGAAGAAGTACCAGTATGAGGGCTGGTTATTTATATCACCAATCTCTCTTTTTGGAAATGCTTTCTATATCCCACAAAATTAAAGATGTTTTTCACACATCTGtgagctttaaaaagaaagaaaaattactctAATTCtaaaactgttattatttcttgGCTGACAAATGAATAAAAGCGTATTATAAACTAATGTATCAAGGCAACAATTTCCAATTATTACCACAAGAGGTCAAAGTTCATCAAGGGGGAGGAAactcaaaaataggaaaaagttatttaaagggtaaaatacatacattagataaaaaagaaatgaagtagtgAATCAAAAAATGCACGTTTGAAtttaaatcaaagaataaaatgaagaggcccaagaaaaagtaataataataaataattcaaacCTATCCAAAGTGTGAAAAGGTTAAAAACTATTAAACTATAATAACAGATAAGAAACTCCCCACTCTTAATAAAAACTTAGCAATTTTGACTTAGAAGAATGCACCTTTACTGAGCTCAAGAAAATACCACAAATAAGCACAAAATTAGCCTTCAACCAATCCTCATCTATCATAAATTCTAAATTGAGTCAACGTTATTGAGCATGGCTTATAAAGCTCAGCTTTATAATATGATATAGACTATccagttttatttgtttaatgatttaaaggtaagaaaaaaaatcaaccttgAGGTGACAACTGTCACAACTAAAATATTGTTAAACCCCATGCGTGTATCttcacaatgatttttaaataacatatctttgataaattatcttctttatcaaaaataagactcctaattttttattcatactatttaaaagtttttaaaaagcagaaaaaaatagtcaagggcacagataaagaaattttttCCCTCATCTGACTATTGTAAGGTTtccaaacaaatttattttcattatttagttggcttttattataaaattctcTATAAACTGATAGAGAACAGTGACATAGATAATCAAAAATTTAATGTGATAATGAGAATCTACTTAATGAAAATTACCTGTCAACTTAAACCATTCAATATAACCATCTCTACGTAAGACAAACTTAACCTAAGaatcagactttaaaaaatgagtcGGACATTAGTCAGTCCTATGGGAAAACAAACACTTAATTTAGGCTAGAGGAGAGAAAGGTGCAAGACatgtatttcagatttttctcccaAACACTTACGGCTTTTTTTCTCCACTGCTAGGGAGAAAGGCTTTGCTTAGATTTTTTTTGGCTTCTTCCATCATACGCCGTCTCCTCACTTGATTCAGATTTACATAGCCTTCGCCTTCAAAAATTCTTACAAAATGGGGATCAAAATAACCTGCCTGGAGATTTGACATTTCCTTCGATCCCCCAGGCAGCATCTGTCTATTTTTGCTTGCAGCCTCATTAAAGGGTCCTTTAAAAGTAAAGCAGGAATATCATGACTTTGAGCTCACTAGTagttaaagaatatgaaaaataactgaGGGAGAAAACGGCCATGCAcctttggaaaaaagtaaaattacctcTGACGAGAATATATGAAGGCAGGATAGCCCAATGAAATGAGCTCCTTGCTCTTATCAAATTAAGTTCTCTCTTAACTCTATGGAAATTTCACAAGTTTATTCAACTTTACAACTAACACTTTAAAATATGGACCattgaaaaatatcatttaacTTAAATATTAAATCCAAAATTTCGTATAGAAAATATCCACTATTAGGCTGTAAAGAAAACCAAATATACTTACTATTAAATGATGACACATATTTATCCCCAACAGTAACATATTCCATCTCACTGAAGAGGCCAATCCTCTCCATATCGGTTTTCCCTCCTTCTGCAGGCATCGTTGCTATTTGTGGTGGTGTTCTCTATAGTGGTAACTTCAAAAGATTCCTTAGGGCTACTGCTTTTATAGCAAAACCCTACTTTGTGTTGAAAACTACAGGGGAaaagtttagggaaaaaaaatgattactaAATTTCAGTCCAAATTACTTTCAGTCTAACATTCAGTTAACATTCACTATAAAACAACAGTCCCAACGCATGTGGGGAAAGAATCTACtgtgtggggctggaggagaatAATGGGACTTAAAATTATCACCTCGAACCCTCCTCTTGACTGTCCAGGGGAAGTATCCATAAATTACACAGAAATGTGTATGACAGCATCTGTTGCATTGCCATTCATCTGTTGTGTgcacaagtgaaaaaaacaaCCATTGGCTTGTGCTTCCCAGTTTATAAGCCAAGGTAAGAATCTTTTCCCTTAAATTTCGAGCAAGCTGTTTCAACACCACGAAACCACGCTTGCCTACTTAGAACTGTGGCTCATCTGAGCATGAATCATTGCTAATACATACGATCAAAGGGGCGTGTGAAGATTCTGTTTAAATTAAAGCATAAGGAAATACAACCCCCTTTCCCCATCCTACCTCTTCTTCTGATCAAGGGATGTCTTAAAACCAAACACCAGTCTGTTGAGGCGAACTACTTCGGTTTGTGTCCATCCCTACTGCCCAACAACAAAGGCTTCCTGTGCTGCTACAGGGGCTCAAATCCTGTAAATGGCTCACAAGGTCCGCTATCTCCCTCATCTGTCACTATAGGGATCCCCACCCTGGCACATGGGCCCCATTTGTGTTCTTCCAGTTCTGATGGGGCTGTCTCCAGCCACAGGACCATGGCACATGCTGTTTCACTTTAGGCTGGTACTTCACTGTGCCGACCCCTCTTGTTCCCCCAATTAACACTAATCCTTCGGATTGTTTAGCTCATCCATCACTTGGTTAATTCCCTCTATCATAGCGGTATGTACCTCTCCTTCCAAGCCCTCATCATGGTTATTGAATGGGTTATCATTTTACATTCACCGTGCAGAGATCCTTTAATTAAGAGCTGTTTCCCCCACTAAACTGTGGGCTGCAGGAAGGCCGGAACCGTGGTATGAGTTGGGTTCTTCCTCACCACAGTATTCCCAGTGTTTGCGCAGCGTCTGGCACACAACCAAGCGAGCCACAGACAGAGGGAAGgatgcaagaaaagaaagaacagaagttCTTGCTTTGAATTTTTCCACTACTTAACTTTTCTTGAGCAACGTTTGCaaaatcattcattcacatatttaaCAGATACTTTGCAAACCCCTCCTCTGGGTAAAGCTCGCTGGTAGAAGCTAGGAAAACTGAGACCTTAAAAGGCATCGATCCTACCCCCagagagcttacaatctagtagaCAAGAATGGAATTAAGGACAACACAAGATGGCAAGTTCCCTTGAAAGGCACGGATAAAGCGCCGTGGGAGGTGATGGAGGGGCAGAAAACTTCGGCTGAGGTGATGGGGCAAAGGATTTCCCATTAGGGAAACGGAGGATCGGAGTAGGCAGGTATCTAAAGCGCCACCTGGCGACCAAGAGGACCAAATCACCTCTCAGAAGGGCACCCAGCCCGACTACCGAGATCAGAGGGTCCCACGGCCAGTCCGGATGAACTCAGCTGAAGCAGCCACGGGACCTACGAGTCACGCTCGTGCCACGATTCCGCGCGGGGCGCCGCCACGAGAGGCCTCTGCACGGCCCGCGCACCGCCCGTGTTTATTGTGGCGCGTCGCCTGGGGTACGGGAGAATCCATTCCAAGTACGCTACGCAGGATACATGGAGAGTTCCAGTCCGCATCGAGGACCACACAGACGGATTTACGAGGCTCCGTAGGATACGAGTGACTCAACCAATAGAATTTACCGAAAATCAGTCTTCTGCTTCCCGCCCCGTTACCCATCCGAGAGGAGATGTAGTGTGGTACGCCCCATGACGTACGCGGCGGGGCATGTTGGGAGTTGTAGTCTCTCTTCCCATGCCCCGCCCCCTCGATGACGCCACTTCCGGGCCAGCTTCCTGAGCCCGGGAGCGGACGTCAGCGCGTCTGTCATCGCCACGTCGCAGACATGGTGAGTACCTCTGCTCGCCACCGACCCCCGCGTGTCCCCTCGGGCTTCAGTAGCCGCCAGGAGTACAGCTCCTCAGCCTTTGAAAGGAACTGGTCCTGCGGGGCCCACGGCGGCAGCTGTCCCTCCGTGGGCTGGGCCGCCTTATCCTCGGCCCGTTCCCGCTAGGGCCCGAGGAAACTGCCCCGCACAACCTGAGCCCACCATCTCGGCCGCGTTTGATCCGCTCCGGGCCTCCTTGTGAATGCATTTTGAGAACGAGGGATTATTCGGCGTTTTTGAAAGTTTTGATGAAGATTGGACCTAGGAAAGATATAAGTAACTTTCATCAAATACTCCATTCCCTTGGCCCCCGTGATGTCACACTGCCCTGGTTTCCCTCCTGTGTAATTGCTCAGCCAGGTCCTCCGATCCCTGTCTTACATGGGTTGTTCTTCAGGGAGACTTTTCTTTGCACACTAATCTTTCTCTCAGGTTTGTATCTCCAGCTTGGGCCTTTATTTTGAGCTCCAGATTCACATAT is a window from the Equus przewalskii isolate Varuska chromosome 28, EquPr2, whole genome shotgun sequence genome containing:
- the CFAP96 gene encoding cilia-and flagella-associated protein 96, whose protein sequence is MPAEGGKTDMERIGLFSEMEYVTVGDKYVSSFNRPFNEAASKNRQMLPGGSKEMSNLQAGYFDPHFVRIFEGEGYVNLNQVRRRRMMEEAKKNLSKAFLPSSGEKKPCGLGSYYGTIGGPVPFFSAQSKPREKYVVPGKNLYTSPGKKGTGYGYANITIGKQFSHSADFYDAPRLNYKKENEKHHDLLKGTPFKLNLYPREYFDSNPYLSEKPLPPLKKAEKKEVLASPFKPCSPGKKAGGMKAGTFDPYPSHSADPYMVKSTNQISSKDVKIFHPPGGPKSRPIESIMTLNVKRALNMKNYKTASVQSY